A single region of the Glycine max cultivar Williams 82 chromosome 20, Glycine_max_v4.0, whole genome shotgun sequence genome encodes:
- the LOC100799916 gene encoding uncharacterized protein: MLLAVVWNVLEIRVLVLFSLILQIILIVCGNQRKYKAGWVLQFGVWFTYLSADWAATFVLGILSKDSKNPSTDPTNSIIMAIWAPFLLVHLGGPDTITAYSLEDNELWLRHFLGLISQLFGAVYVVYSSWNDRNLNYVTIPVMVAGIIKYTERTLSLWLGSSKKFRESIHRPPDPGPNYAKFMDDCTAKIAEGYKVELKVESTPILSDHSLAAIANESVPDALRLHYGFYFLEIFECLFADLILGFQELQESQHFFQNKSWEHAYKVIEVELGLMYDKLYTKAVVTYSRLGLFLKIVTFFCTLSAFIAFLCLIDKAHIDCDQIITVVLFAGAIFLEIYAGIVLLSSSWTMHWLSKHKNWIVNLLISCFQTCYKLSHAKRWSNLISQFNLISFCLKGEPAKRIKIWNYQFMYQIFRILYHQDQETVPEKLKELIFEHIREKSKGAKHIKACKNFCAHRGDQVLNKWKCRSIAWSTEVEFDQSLLIWHIATDLCCYSDKDCDKLKNYEISRLMSDYMLYLLVKCPFMLPNGIGQIRFEDTCAEASELLQERKYISQTDQVCEVIGGVSVDEKFLPSKVKGDRSKSVLFDACRLAKSIKSLEEEKKWSKEQKWEMISRVWVEMLCHAASQCRGFHHAKQLSRGGELLTHVWFLMAHLGITEQFQISQGHARAKLIHS; the protein is encoded by the exons ATGTTGCTTGCTG TGGTCTGGAATGTACTGGAAATCCGAGTTCTGGTTTTATTCAGTTTGATCTTGCAAATAATCCTTATAGTTTGTGGCAACCAAAGAAAGTACAAAGCAGGTTGGGTGCTACAATTCGGTGTGTGGTTTACCTATCTGTCAGCAGATTGGGCTGCGACCTTTGTGCTGGGCATTCTTTCCAAAGACAGCAAAAATCCTTCAACAGACCCCACCAACTCCATAATCATGGCCATCTGGGCACCCTTCCTTCTTGTGCATCTTGGTGGCCCTGACACAATCACTGCCTACTCCCTCGAGGATAATGAGCTATGGCTACGACACTTTCTTGGGTTAATCTCCCAGCTATTTGGAGCAGTTTATGTTGTTTACAGTTCATGGAATGACAGAAACCTTAACTATGTTACCATTCCAGTTATGGTGGCAGGAATAATCAAATATACTGAGAGGACTTTGTCCTTGTGGTTGGGAAGCAGCAAAAAGTTCAGAGAATCCATTCACCGTCCACCAGACCCAGGACCAAATTATGCCAAATTCATGGATGACTGCACTGCAAAAATAGCTGAAGGATATAAAGTTGAATTGAAGGTTGAATCTACTCCCATATTGTCGGATCACTCTCTAGCGGCAATAGCAAATGAAAGTGTACCAGATGCTTTGCGTTTGCACTATGGATtctatttccttgaaattttcgaGTGCCTATTTGCAGATCTCATCCTTGGTTTTCAAGAACTCCAAGAAAGCCAACATTTCTTTCAGAACAAATCATGGGAACATGCGTATAAAGTAATTGAGGTTGAGCTTGGATTGATGTATGATAAGCTATATACAAAGGCAGTGGTAACATACTCTCGCCTTGGCCTTTTCCTCAAAATTGTGACCTTTTTCTGCACCCTCTCTGCATTTATTGCATTTTTATGTCTGATAGATAAAGCACACATAGATTGTGACCAAATTATAACTGTTGTGCTTTTCGCTGGGGCTATTTTTCTTGAGATATACGCAGGCATCGTTTTACTTTCTTCAAGTTGGACAATGCATTGGTTAAGCAAGCATAAGAATTGGATCGTGAATCTTCTCATCTCATGTTTTCAAACATGCTATAAACTCTCACATGCTAAGAGGTGGTCTAATCTTATATCACAATTCAATCTCATAAGTTTTTGCTTGAAAGGTGAGCCAGCAAAACGCATCAAAATCTGGAATTACCAATTCATGTATCAGATTTTCAGGATACTTTACCACCAAGACCAAGAAACTGTCCCCGAGAAATTGAAAGAACTCATTTTTGAACACATTCGGGAGAAGTCTAAGGGTGCAAAACACATTAAGGCATGTAAAAACTTTTGCGCTCACAGGGGTGATCAAGTTCTTAACAAATGGAAGTGCCGTTCCATTGCCTGGAGCACTGAGGTGGAGTTTGATCAAAGCCTTCTGATTTGGCATATTGCTACAGATCTTTGTTGTTATTCAGATAAAGATTGTGACAAGctcaaaaattatgaaataagcAGATTGATGTCAGATTATATGTTATATCTCCTTGTTAAATGTCCTTTTATGTTACCCAACGGAATAGGACAGATCAGATTTGAAGACACGTGTGCCGAGGCGAGTGAACTTTTGCAAGAAAGGAAGTACATATCGCAAACAGATCAAGTTTGCGAAGTGATTGGTGGAGTGAGTGTAGATGAAAAGTTCCTACCGTCAAAGGTTAAAGGAGATAGAAGCAAGTCTGTGCTGTTTGATGCATGTAGGCTTGCAAAGTCGATAAAGTCTTTAGAAGAGGAAAAGAAATGGTCGAAAGAACAGAAATGGGAAATGATAAGTCGTGTTTGGGTGGAGATGTTGTGTCATGCAGCAAGCCAGTGTAGAGGGTTTCATCATGCCAAGCAGCTTAGCAGAGGTGGCGAATTGCTTACCCATGTCTGGTTTTTAATGGCTCATTTAGGTATAACTGAACAGTTTCAGATTTCACAAGGTCACGCAAGGGCAAAGTTGATACACAGCTAA
- the LOC102663592 gene encoding putative disease resistance RPP13-like protein 2, which produces MAQLAVSFIVPRVARKLSDVLIQESARLVEVADRIRWIVKELEYMQKFVQDLERSNSNQLEEMFEEITNVVARQAEDVIDTFLNKSVNRRKKGVQYLLEKYDIAKELEPICDRVREISERISNYLNEPIAVTIETPRVRATTIVSPALEELDHILTQNLIILDEELIEIVEHVRDKDLGDTHNIVSKLNSAEESIHSQSQRARVWLKDIENICADTVAVAENFIATRRKRLSRTGWLWQVFYFFEQRVSERKFKQQMEYIRTQLEDALYRRWTFGDGGKDMGDKIGSRSRPAPSLSLVRLTLAKVPLFLFNSSFAPLLFVAVITTIDFFMFGRKRRAREHKLKEKKKSRQLTPFLWFDLVDFMVYVFFYAFPAELWIVLQFVWIVYTVIPLSVSLERSLDENLETIRRYLALMDALFSDINTESAEGLNKRQQVWVNQLRLVAHKVHSLSAYPKPRGWNIVNKIIFAEDITDFLNEILDISDKKNIYGFASIQGRKELVSTVQRSESKDIAEHSGAHPQPYASSSSYQRVTGLRSKYQLIKDEMDLMNALIDDVGELGKLEGRSEIWVEQMKGIASEAEAVIRECDSELESNHYFKHLLVRYKIMGKIDRITEEIEDASRRRNAYGLVQLQSRDESLSTVQMLRRKSEQPSLIGKESIIVGKEFTIIGFNEDVDFLTDHLLSNEESCCVTSIVGIEGTGKTTLARLIFDNKAVEDGFTCRVPVSVSPGCTVDKLLEEIAKEAATQIMGGQRNKWTIQEALRALGSTKYLILVDGIETCQLLDSLTEAIPDKSKGSRFLLTTRNANIVARQPGTRSFVYHLQLLDDENSWILFKKKLKVPIPSEPKLIEVAKKIVAKCGGLPLEILKMSELLSNKDVTEEQWSRVQEQPNPSQNPWSETLSSVTISLPSHLRRCLFYLELFPANFGIPARRLVVLWVAEGLVQHGENQEPPEQVAERYLTKLIDLNLVQIAKRRPNGKVKTCRLPNALREILVEEVQARKDLNSVSNISRIRQVADRLDRKDKWDKHMHGITTSDSASLGIYKDVFSFLSFDFREGSKPGQDISNFLNLCISSKCLLLLRVLDLEGVHKPELPENIKKLARLRYLGLRWTYLESLPSSISKLLKLQTLDLKHTYIHTLTNSIWKMELRHLFLSETYRTRFPPKPRAAGDSLSDLQTLWGLFVDEETPVKGGLDKLVNIRKLGIACQSMSPEQGAMQSQLDAVADWIVKLEYLQSLRLKSRDEKGRPWNLHLKSLKNHINLTDIYLLGNLNGPSILTQLPPNLVELTLSHSKLEEDPMKILKDLPNLRSLSLHAESYIGIKLVCNSKSFPQLYVLKVWKLEQLKDWEVKQQALPSLRQLEIRSCLRMTKLPDGLKHVNSLLELKLTNMPVEINTDKHNIPPNCEVHRDDSAQL; this is translated from the coding sequence ATGGCTCAACTTGCAGTAAGTTTCATCGTACCAAGGGTTGCGAGAAAACTATCCGATGTCCTCATTCAAGAATCGGCACGATTGGTGGAGGTTGCGGATCGAATTCGTTGGATTGTAAAAGAGCTGGAGTACATGCAGAAATTCGTACAAGACCTTGAACGCTCCAATTCCAATCAGTTGGAGGAGATGTTTGAGGAGATAACAAATGTTGTTGCGCGCCAAGCAGAAGATGTCATAGACACTTTCCTCAACAAGTCAGTCAATAGAAGGAAGAAAGGAGTTCAGTATTTGTTAGAGAAATACGACATTGCCAAAGAACTGGAGCCGATCTGCGACAGGGTGCGAGAAATCTCTGAGAGAATAAGTAACTATTTGAATGAGCCAATAGCTGTGACCATTGAAACTCCACGAGTAAGAGCCACCACAATAGTATCCCCAGCGCTGGAGGAGCTTGATCACATTCTGACCCAAAATTTAATTATCCTGGATGAGGAGCTGATCGAGATAGTAGAGCATGTGAGAGATAAGGACCTTGGCGACACACACAACATTGTGTCTAAATTAAACTCAGCAGAGGAATCCATTCACAGTCAGAGTCAGAGAGCAAGGGTGTGGTTGAAAGATATAGAGAACATTTGTGCTGATACAGTTGCTGTTGCTGAAAATTTCATCGCCACAAGAAGAAAAAGGCTGTCAAGAACCGGGTGGCTTTGGcaggttttctatttttttgagcAACGTGTTTCCGAGAGGAAATTTAAGCAGCAGATGGAATATATCCGCACTCAGCTTGAAGATGCACTTTACAGAAGGTGGACTTTCGGAGATGGAGGGAAGGACATGGGAGACAAAATAGGATCAAGATCAAGACCTGCTCCGAGTTTGTCACTAGTACGGTTGACACTGGCAAAAGTCCCACTCTTCCTTTTCAACAGCTCCTTTGCCCCTTTGTTGTTTGTCGCCGTTATAACTACCATCGACTTTTTCATGTTTGGTCGAAAACGCAGAGCAAGAGAGCATAAActtaaggagaaaaaaaaatcaagacagCTTACCCCTTTCTTGTGGTTCGATTTAGTTGATTTTATGGTTTACGTCTTCTTCTATGCTTTTCCTGCCGAATTATGGATAGTCTTACAATTCGTCTGGATAGTCTATACAGTTATTCCCTTGTCTGTGTCTTTGGAGAGGAGTTTGGACGAGAATTTGGAGACAATCCGAAGATACTTAGCTCTAATGGATGCGTTATTCAGTGACATAAACACTGAAAGCGCAGAGGGCCTGAATAAAAGACAGCAGGTGTGGGTGAACCAATTAAGACTCGTGGCACATAAGGTTCATTCTCTTTCTGCGTATCCAAAGCCAAGGGGTTGGAATATcgttaacaaaattatatttgcgGAGGACATCACCGACTTTTTGAATGAAATTCTTGATATTTCAGACAAGAAAAACATTTATGGATTTGCAAGTATACAAGGAAGAAAGGAGTTGGTATCAACAGTCCAAAGGAGCGAGAGCAAAGACATTGCTGAACATTCCGGTGCCCATCCACAGCCGTATGCCTCCTCTTCCTCATATCAGCGTGTCACAGGGCTCAGATCGAAATACCAATTAATCAAAGACGAAATGGACTTGATGAATGCACTGATTGATGATGTAGGAGAGCTTGGAAAACTAGAGGGAAGATCCGAAATCTGGGTTGAGCAAATGAAAGGTATTGCCTCAGAGGCCGAAGCTGTCATCCGCGAGTGTGATAGTGAATTGGAGAGTAACCACTATTTCAAACACCTGCTGGTGCGGTATAAAATTATGGGCAAGATAGACCGGATCACAGAGGAAATTGAAGATGCCTCGAGAAGAAGAAACGCATATGGCTTGGTTCAACTTCAATCCCGAGATGAGTCACTGTCCACGGTTCAAATGTTACGTCGAAAGTCAGAACAACCATCTCTCATTGGCAAAGAATCCATAATCGTTGGTAAAGAATTCACAATCATTGGCTTCAATGAAGACGTGGATTTTTTGACGGACCACTTACTCTCGAATGAGGAAAGTTGCTGCGTTACTTCAATAGTAGGAATTGAAGGCACGGGTAAGACAACACTAGCCAGATTGATTTTTGACAACAAAGCTGTTGAAGATGGTTTTACTTGTCGAGTACCAGTGTCAGTGTCTCCAGGTTGCACAGTTGACAAACTTTTAGAAGAAATAGCGAAGGAGGCTGCCACACAAATTATGGGAGGCCAACGGAACAAATGGACAATACAAGAAGCACTCAGAGCCTTGGGGAGTACAAAGTATCTCATACTTGTTGATGGCATTGAAACTTGCCAGCTTTTGGACAGCTTGACAGAGGCCATACCTGacaagtcaaaaggaagcagatTTCTTCTTACCACTCGCAATGCAAATATTGTAGCCCGACAACCAGGTACAAGATCCTTTGTTTACCATCTACAGTTATTGGACGATGAAAATAGTTggattcttttcaaaaaaaagttgaaagttCCCATTCCCTCAGAACCAAAACTAATAGAGGttgcaaaaaaaattgtggcCAAATGCGGGGGCCTGCCAttggaaatattaaaaatgagtgAATTACTATCAAATAAAGATGTCACAGAAGAGCAGTGGTCAAGGGTGCAAGAGCAGCCCAATCCAAGTCAAAACCCATGGTCTGAAACACTTAGCTCAGTCACCATCAGCTTACCTTCACATCTGAGGAGATGCTTATTTTATCTTGAATTATTCCCTGCTAATTTTGGGATTCCTGCAAGAAGATTGGTTGTCTTGTGGGTTGCAGAGGGTTTAGTGCAGCATGGGGAGAACCAAGAGCCACCAGAGCAAGTCGCAGAGAGATACTTGACAAAGCTGATAGATCTGAACTTGGTTCAAATTGCCAAGAGAAGGCCCAATGGCAAGGTCAAAACATGCCGTCTCCCTAATGCTTTGCGTGAAATTTTGGTGGAAGAAGTCCAGGCTAGAAAGGATTTGAATTCAGTCTCAAATATTTCTAGAATACGTCAGGTGGCTGATCGTCTTGACAGAAAAGATAAATGGGACAAACATATGCATGGTATCACTACAAGTGATTCAGCTTCCTTGGGAATCTACAAGGATGTTTTCTCCTTCCTGTCCTTTGATTTTCGAGAAGGAAGTAAACCTGGCCAAGACATAAGTAACTTTCTGAACCTGTGTATttctagcaagtgtcttttacTGCTTCGGGTGCTTGATCTCGAAGGCGTTCACAAGCCTGAGTTGCCCGAAAACATTAAAAAGCTTGCTCGATTGAGGTATCTTGGCCTAAGATGGACTTATTTGGAGTCACTTCCATCATCTATAAGCAAATTGCTGAAACTCCAAACTCTTGATCTGAAGCATACTTACATACATACTCTAACCAACTCCATCTGGAAGATGGAACTGAGACACCTGTTCTTGAGTGAGACTTATCGTACCAGATTTCCACCCAAACCAAGAGCTGCAGGTGATTCTCTGTCTGACCTCCAAACATTGTGGGGACTTTTTGTAGATGAAGAGACTCCGGTGAAGGGTGGTCTGGACAAATTGGTCAATATCAGAAAACTGGGAATAGCATGCCAATCAATGTCACCAGAACAAGGGGCAATGCAATCACAACTTGATGCAGTAGCTGACTGGATTGTGAAATTAGAATACCTTCAATCACTGAGGCTAAAATCAAGAGATGAGAAAGGTCGACCTTGGAATTTACacttgaagtctttgaaaaatcatattaatctcACTGACATATATTTGCTGGGAAACTTGAACGGTCCATCTATTCTGACTCAGTTACCTCCAAATCTTGTTGAACTTACCCTATCACATTCAAAACTTGAGGAAGACCccatgaaaattttgaaagatCTTCCAAATCTCCGCTCATTGTCTTTACATGCAGAATCCTACATAGGAATAAAATTGGTCTGCAATTCTAAAAGCTTTCCTCAGCTTTATGTTCTAAAAGTTTGGAAGCTGGAACAATTGAAGGACTGGGAAGTAAAGCAACAAGCACTTCCCTCTCTTAGACAACTGGAAATCCGATCATGTCTGCGCATGACAAAGCTTCCTGATGGACTAAAGCATGTTAACAGTCTCCTTGAGTTGAAATTGACAAATATGCCAGTGGAAATTAATACTGACAAGCATAACATTCCGCCCAATTGTGAAGTCCACAGAGATGACTCCGCCCAATTGTGA